The sequence below is a genomic window from Sorangiineae bacterium MSr12523.
ATGAGGCTCTCGTCGTCGACGCCCGAGGCGCACGTCACGAGATCGCCCTCGCGAAGGACCGCGCGCCGAACGCCGTCCTTCGACTCGAAGCAAAGGGTTCCCGTTACCCGCGACGCAATCGCACGTGCGAGCACCAACGGGGCGTCGTTCTCACCGAGCACGCTCGGCACCGGGGGCGGCGGCGCGTTCACCAGCCGCGGAATGGGCGTGGGCGGCGGCGGCGGAATGGCCACGGGCGGGATCGCCGGGGGCGCGGCAGGTGCGAGCGTTTGCGCGCCCGTGGTCGGCTGCGGGGGCGGCGGCGCCGTGCGCGCGTCTTGCGGGGGGGGCGTGGTGGGCGCCTGGTGCGCCGGAGACGACGCGAGCGCATCGACGATGGCATCGCTCGAAAGCGCGCGCCCGAACATGGGCGGCGTGCGCGATGGTCCCTCCGGCGGCGCGGGCTGGGTGGGAAGCTCGGCCGGCCGCACCGAGGGAGCCGGCGGCGGCACCGCCGGGTACGTGCGATCGCGCCCCTCCGCACCCGTCGTCTGCTTGGCACCGCCCCCCGAGGTCGTGGCGCGCGCCGGCGGGCCTTCGTTGCTCTCGCCGAGATCGCGCTCACCCTCCGAGTCGACGAGCGGCTCGTCCAGTGCGGCGAGGATCTCCTCGGGCAGCACGGCCTCGATTTCCTCGTCGGGCGAGGGCGGGCTCGACTCGTGCGCGTTCGCCTGCCCCACCCGCTCTTCGGCCTCGGCCAAAAGCTGCGCGAGCTCGTTGCTGAGCGGACCTTGCAAGCTGGCCAGGCGCTGCGCCAACTGCGCATTGCGCGCGGCCAATCCGCCGAGCGGCGCATTCGATGGCATCGATGTCATCGACGCCAAAGAGGACAGCGACGAGAGGGACGATAGCGAGCCCATCGATGGTGGAGGCTGACTCGGTCGCTCCGCCCGCATGCTCGGGGGCGGCAACATCGCCAGGCTGCCCCGATTCGACGGCGGAGGGCTGCTCCGCTTCGACGACGGCGGCGGGCTGTCGCGCAGGTCGCGCAAGTCGCGTAGGTCGCGCAAGTCGCGCGACTCCCGTGACACCGGAGAGACCTCCGCCACCGCGGACAACTCCGACGCCGCCGGCGCGACCTGGTGCCGCCCCGAGGGCGCATGCGCACTGAGCTCCGCGGACATCTCCAGCGCCCGCTGATGCAGCGATTCCACCTTTTTCACCAGCGCCGGGACATCCACGGGCCGCGCCACGAAGCTTTGCGCGTGCGACGGCGAATCGTACGCAACGTCCAGCGGCGCGCGCCCGATGTAGAGCACGTCGATCGACTCACCGTCGGGCAGCTCGCGCATGCGCGCCACCGTCTCGAGCGCCCCGTCGGCGTCCGCATCGACGAGCACCACGCGCGGGCGCTGCACGGCTACCCGCGCGACCAGCATGGCCAGCGGCACGTCGACCACCACGTAGCCGTCGTTGCGAAGGGCCTGCGAGATGCGCTCGGCCTCCACCGACGGATCGCTGACGAACACGGTGGCTTTGCTCACCTTCGGTTTGTCCGCATCCTGTGGCCGCACGCTCCCCAGGCTCATGATTCTCGATCGAGCCGCTTGTCGGCGCGCTCACTCAACAGCTGGACGAGGCGTGGCAGCAGACCGGCACCGTAAACCAGCGCAAAGATGAAGAGCACCAGGGCAATCTCGCCCCTTGTCATCCCGAAGATCACGACGCTTCGAGCATATCGCGTTTGGCGGCGCGAGGCCTCCCTTCGGTCAGCCGGGCGCTACTTCTTTACCGGCGGAGCTTCCCGACGTCGACGCACCCTGGGGGCGTCAAGTTGTCGTGCCGGCATCGTCTGCAGATGGAACCGGGTCGGCCTGCCCGCCGTTTCCGCGGTTTTCACGCGATCGCGGGCCAGCTCCATGAACCGCTGCTGGGCCCGCACCGCCGGCTGGCCGGGGGCGGGCGGTGCGACCCGCATGTAGCTCCCGTCGGAGCGCAAGAACCACGACTTCACGTTGTCGGCGCACTGCAGGTGCAGCACCTCGATGAGGCGGGTGCGCGATGTCGGGTCCTCGATGGGGATGAGCACCTCCACCCGGCGGTGGAAGTTGCGCGGCATCCAGTCGGCGCTCGCGATGAAGACCTCCTCTTTGCCGCCGTTGGCAAAGTAGAGGATGCGCCCGTGCTCGAGGAACCGGTCGACGATGGCGCGCACCTCGATGGTGTCGCTCACCTTGGCCACCCCCGGGCGCAAGCAGCAGATGCCGCGCACGAGAAGCGTGATCGACACGCCGGCCTGCGAGGCGCGGTACAGCGCCTCGATGACGTCTTCGTCCACCAACGCATTCATCTTGGCGATGATGCGCGCCGGCCGGCCCGCCTTCGCATGGTCCGTCTCGCGCTGAATGAGCCCGAGAACCGCCTCGTGCAGACCGAGGGGCGCCACGATGAGCGAGTTCCACTTCGGCGGCGCGCTGTAGCCCGTGAGCAAATTGAACAACGAGGATGCATCCTCGCCGATCTGCGGCTTGCACGTGAGCAGCGACACGTCGGTGTACATTCGCGCCGTGGTCGGGTTGTAGTTGCCCGTGGCGAGGTGCACGTAGCGGCGCAACTTGCCCTTTTCGCGCCGCACGATGAGCAGGCACTTCGCGTGCGTCTTCAGGCCCAAAAGGCCGTACACGACGTTCACGCCCGCTTGCTCCAAGGTGCGCGCCCACTGGATGTTCGACTCCTCGTCGAAGCGCGCCTTGAGCTCGACGATGGCCGTCACCTGCTTGCCCGCCTCGGCCGCGCGCGTGAGCGCCTTGATGATCGGCGAGTCGCCGCCCGCACGGTACAAGGTCTGCTTGATCGCGAGCACGTCGGGATCGTCGGCCGCGCGCGTGATGAAGTCCACGATGGTGTCGTACGAGTCATACGGGTGCTGCAGCACCACGTCGTTCTCGCGCACCAGGGCGAAAAGGTCCTCCGCATCGC
It includes:
- a CDS encoding J domain-containing protein, with amino-acid sequence MSLGSVRPQDADKPKVSKATVFVSDPSVEAERISQALRNDGYVVVDVPLAMLVARVAVQRPRVVLVDADADGALETVARMRELPDGESIDVLYIGRAPLDVAYDSPSHAQSFVARPVDVPALVKKVESLHQRALEMSAELSAHAPSGRHQVAPAASELSAVAEVSPVSRESRDLRDLRDLRDLRDSPPPSSKRSSPPPSNRGSLAMLPPPSMRAERPSQPPPSMGSLSSLSSLSSLASMTSMPSNAPLGGLAARNAQLAQRLASLQGPLSNELAQLLAEAEERVGQANAHESSPPSPDEEIEAVLPEEILAALDEPLVDSEGERDLGESNEGPPARATTSGGGAKQTTGAEGRDRTYPAVPPPAPSVRPAELPTQPAPPEGPSRTPPMFGRALSSDAIVDALASSPAHQAPTTPPPQDARTAPPPPQPTTGAQTLAPAAPPAIPPVAIPPPPPTPIPRLVNAPPPPVPSVLGENDAPLVLARAIASRVTGTLCFESKDGVRRAVLREGDLVTCASGVDDESLIAYLVARGDLPREKVSQLAGRFATFGRHAGAALVAQGYLRQDQLWPVLRGHAEWILGRALLIKDGTSLIEPEPPGRLRGEPSVFGGSTGAEVFVEVLRRVVAPEDAILRMGGVHSRIAEGPKPQLLTECALGPAELAILEQGRGHSIEAALATHADTDMGSVLYALSLLGVIQVARALKGVRAGLDDVSPAEIDALDVDAVRARVRTRMQLVDEGDYFAILGVPRNATGYEVRRAFLELRRAFEPARLLTPRLLDLAPDVRKIVEVLEEAYEILRDSARRERYRRAIDGFPDN
- the ppk1 gene encoding polyphosphate kinase 1, whose product is MAPIPSSTHGPASSGNLNGPTYSAPHLLISDGVPDLRSPYLYLNRELSWLEFNARVLAEGENEAVPLLERLKFHAIFASNLDEFFMVRVAGLKQQMTGEVGDLPPDGMTPAEQLAAVSLRVHAMVAQQSASLETHLLPRLAEQGTLIVRPERLSQDQLAQLDQMFHNEIFPILTPIAVDPGHPFPHLRNKSLNIGVMFAREGEGHESGFGVVQVPVMLPRLIEVSGVRLPDGSLAKHAFVLLEALISRHVGTIFPGVRVKGVYSFRVTRNFDLELDEEEAEDLLQMIQQELRRRERGNAVRLEVAGEPTPGSLMKLVKALKLDPERDVYRTSGMLNMADLMRMVSRDERRELRDEPFAGYVAPPLRDAEDLFALVRENDVVLQHPYDSYDTIVDFITRAADDPDVLAIKQTLYRAGGDSPIIKALTRAAEAGKQVTAIVELKARFDEESNIQWARTLEQAGVNVVYGLLGLKTHAKCLLIVRREKGKLRRYVHLATGNYNPTTARMYTDVSLLTCKPQIGEDASSLFNLLTGYSAPPKWNSLIVAPLGLHEAVLGLIQRETDHAKAGRPARIIAKMNALVDEDVIEALYRASQAGVSITLLVRGICCLRPGVAKVSDTIEVRAIVDRFLEHGRILYFANGGKEEVFIASADWMPRNFHRRVEVLIPIEDPTSRTRLIEVLHLQCADNVKSWFLRSDGSYMRVAPPAPGQPAVRAQQRFMELARDRVKTAETAGRPTRFHLQTMPARQLDAPRVRRRREAPPVKK